A region of Vespula vulgaris chromosome 1, iyVesVulg1.1, whole genome shotgun sequence DNA encodes the following proteins:
- the LOC127062956 gene encoding serine-rich adhesin for platelets-like isoform X35 — protein sequence MWRIICLITTFLTFGYGFSDPSDNTSEAFPLEYELEIQDSYTFHLFKCEEVGNFPHPLNCKLFYECSLYKHGRYRRFLRKCKIGFVFSTNLGKCTYPQESGRPECSGKGILTTPSRPTKHPSSKITKVPTHRTTTRKNKTHLKTTILPTLPPKIECLAEGFMAHPTDCAKYYVCISRINNTFQVFEMKCKLGTIWDREKEICSHRWKVRNPRCGPYITDEPTTRSTEDVTKATQHSTHKLITEILTSTSIQQTTGLTTGTVTQTSAHSVSTEATVTIPPSSTDARTDKSTEPVTQTTELTPKSMTETITHSSVKPSTILPTSPSTKVITETRSPSSAESSTDLLVGTSTESLTETADVSTSTPVTQKGSSSSEKSSTDRASSTKIDPSSVEPSTKSLTSTSTPVGTLTAKSSTLTTVTEAVTSSSIKPATDLLVGTSTESVTGTSGLSTSTQENETVRPSSVEPSTDLLTSTSTPAGTVTVEHSTLPPVTQTVTSSSDKSSTDLPVGPTTETITETTGLSSSTPESETVRPSSREPSTELSTSTNTPRGTVTVEHSTLPPVTQTVTSSSVKSSTDLLVGTTTESVTGTTGLSSSTSEKETVRPSSVEPSTDLLTSTSTPRGTVTVEHSTLPPVTQTVTSSSVKSSTDLPVGPTTETITETTGLSSSTPESETVRPSSREPSTELSTSTNTPRGTVTVEHSTLPPVTQTVTSSSVKSSTDLLVGTTTESVTGTTGLSSSTSEKETVRPSSVEPSTDLLTSTSTPRGTVTVEHSTLPQVTQTVTSSSAATSTDLTVGPTTETITETTGLSSSTPESETVRPSSREPSTELSTSTNTPRGTVTVEHSTLPQVTQTATSSSVKSSTDLLVGTTTESVTGTTGLSSSTSEKETVRPSSVEPSTNLLTSTSTPRGPVTVEHSTLPPVTQTATSSSVKSSTDLLVGTTTESDTGTSVLPTSTTENETVRSSSIEPSTDLLTSTNVPPSTVTAEHTTRTSERETTEHSTVDPSTEIIVVTSTIIVTENPQRPTNTARNETVSPSSVEPSTDLLTSTNTPTGTVTVEHSTLPPVTETATSSSFKSSTDLTVGPTTESVTGTTGLSSSTSEKETVRPSSVEPSTNLLTSTSTSAGTVTVEHSTLPPVTQTATSSSLKPATDLLVGTTTESVTETSGLSRSTPENETVRPSSLEPSTELLTSTSTPRDTVTVEHSTLPPVTQTVTSSSAATSTDLTVGPTTESVTGTTGLSSSTSEKETVRPSSVEPSTNLLTSTSTSAGTVTVEHSTLPPVTQTATSSSLKPATDLLVGTTTESVTETSGLSRSTPENETVRPSSLEPSTELLTSTSTPRDTVTVEHSTLPPVTQTVTSSSAATSTDLTVGPTTESVTGTTGLSSSTSEKETVRPSSVEPSTNLLTSTSTSAGTVTVEHSTLPSVTQTATSSSLKPATDLLVGTTTESVTETSGLSRSTPENETVRPSSLEPSTELLTSTSTPRDTVTVEHSTLPPVTQTVTSLSAATSTDLTVGPTTESVTGTTGLSSSTSEKETVRPSSVEPSTDLLTSTSTSTSTVTFEHSTFTPVTQTVTSSLETSTYLSTASNTNPLTETAEPSTHSPVTDTRSSSSINSSTAPSRSTTSESVPETTDLSTHISLTESVFTTSPESSTNLISVSTAGTISSTIESSTNVNSVKLSSTSESPMDKTVCTTLGFFPNPNDCSKFFRCVQVDDVFTRIDFVCPDETVWDQELLRCNSVSVSHSNCKNSPPDIDDEPDMSGDDNMCPIGKLSGDQIALVCPTGFRKHPKYCNIFYQCTSESNLDINIALFACPEGTIYNHNEMQCVFASTANYRMFGCKNVLLNPMANSVPILTVPSTQLCPSEGSFSYHPGCSNAYFKCKRNRKGLLQGYLYKCPVDYVFSPFSRNCEPAKYFPLCLNPTQNFQTNSYSSGLYLTHHNIFYIGKQLS from the exons atgtGGAGGATCATCTGCCTTATAACTACTTTTTTAACGTTCGGATACGGTTTTTCTGATCCATCTGACAATACGTCTGAAGCTTTTCCACTGGAATACG AACTTGAAATACAAGATAGTTACACCTTCCATTTGTTCAAATGCGAGGAAGTGGGTAACTTTCCTCATCCTCTCAATTGCAAATTGTTTTATGAGTGTAGTTTATACAAGCATGGACGTTACCGTCGTTTCCTTCGTAAATGCAAGATAGGATTTGTCTTTTCGACAAATTTAGGCAAATGTACTTATCCTCAAGAAAGTGGGAGACCAGAATGCAGTGGTAAAGGAATCTTAACGACACCATCACGGCCTACAA AACATCCTTCATCTAAAATAACTAAAGTGCCCACGCATCGAACTACTACACGCAAAAATAAAACGCATTTAAAAACTACTATCTTACCGACTTTGCCACCGAAAATAGAGTGCCTTGCGGAAGGTTTCATGGCACATCCTACGGATTGTGCGAAatattacgtatgtatttcgCGAATCAATAATACATTTCAAGTCTTTGAAATGAAATGTAAACTTGGGACAATATGGgatcgagaaaaggaaatttgCAGCCATCGTTGGAAAGTACGAAACCCTCGTTGTGGCCCATATATTACAG ATGAACCAACTACTAGAAGTACTGAGGATGTTACCAAGGCTACACAGCATTCTACACATAAGCTAATAACTGAAATTCTTACGTCTACATCGATTCAACAAACAACAG GTTTAACTACTGGAACTGTTACTCAAACATCAGCGCATTCTGTAAGTACAGAAGCTACTGTAACAATTCCACCTTCATCGACTGATGCAAGAACTGATAAAAGTACTGAACCTGTTACTCAGACCACAGAATTAACACCTAAATCAATGACTGAGACAATTACACATTCATCAGTTAAACCATCGACAATCCTACCAACCAGTCCGAGTACTAAAGTCATTACAGAAACTAGATCGCCTTCATCGGCTGAATCCTCCACAGACCTATTAGTTGGGACAAGTACTGAATCTCTAACAGAGACTGCAGATGTGTCAACAAGTACACCAGTAACTCAAAAAGGTTCTTCATCGTCAGAGAAATCATCGACAGATCGAGCGTCTAGCACAAAAATTGATCCTTCATCGGTAGAACCATCGACAAAATCATTGACAAGTACAAGTACTCCAGTTGGCACGCTAACGGCAAAGTCTTCTACACTTACAACAGTAACAGAAGCTGTAACGTCTTCATCCATTAAGCCAGCAACAGATCTACTAGTTGGAACAAGTACTGAAAGTGTTACCGGAACTTCTGGGCTTTCAACGAGTACACAAGAAAATGAGACAGTTCGTCCATCTTCGGTTGAGCCATCCACAGATCTTTTGACGAGTACAAGTACTCCAGCAGGCACTGTAACAGTTGAGCATTCTACACTTCCACCAGTAACACAAACAGTAACGTCTTCATCCGATAAATCGTCTACAGAT CTACCAGTTGGACCAACTACTGAAACCATTACTGAAACTACTGGACTTTCGTCGAGTACTCCAGAAAGTGAGACCGTTCGACCTTCTTCACGTGAGCCATCCACCGAACTCTCGACGAGTACCAATACTCCAAGAGGCACTGTAACAGTTGAGCATTCTACACTTCCACCAGTAACACAAACAGTAACATCTTCATCCGTTAAATCGTCTACAGACTTACTAGTTGGAACAACTACTGAAAGTGTTACCGGAACTACTGGGCTTTCATCAAGTacatcagaaaaagaaactgttCGTCCTTCTTCGGTTGAGCCATCCACTGATCTTTTGACGAGTACAAGTACTCCAAGAGGCACTGTAACAGTTGAACATTCTACACTTCCACCAGTAACACAAACAGTAACGTCCTCATCCGTTAAATCGTCTACAGACCTACCAGTTGGACCAACTACTGAAACCATTACTGAAACTACTGGACTTTCGTCGAGTACTCCAGAAAGTGAGACCGTTCGACCTTCTTCACGTGAGCCATCCACCGAACTCTCGACGAGTACCAATACTCCAAGAGGCACTGTAACAGTTGAGCATTCTACACTTCCACCAGTAACACAAACAGTAACATCTTCATCCGTTAAATCGTCTACAGACTTACTAGTTGGAACAACTACTGAAAGTGTTACCGGAACTACTGGGCTTTCATCAAGTacatcagaaaaagaaactgttCGTCCTTCTTCGGTTGAGCCATCCACTGATCTTTTGACGAGTACAAGTACTCCAAGAGGCACTGTAACAGTTGAACATTCTACACTTCCACAAGTAACACAAACAGTAACATCTTCATCGGCTGCAACAAGTACAGACCTAACAGTTGGACCAACTACTGAAACCATTACTGAAACTACTGGACTTTCGTCGAGTACACCAGAAAGTGAGACCGTTCGACCTTCTTCACGTGAGCCATCCACCGAACTCTCGACGAGTACCAATACTCCAAGAG GCACTGTAACAGTTGAACATTCTACACTTCCACAAGTAACACAAACAGCAACGTCTTCATCCGTTAAATCGTCTACAGACTTACTAGTTGGAACAACTACTGAAAGTGTTACCGGAACTACTGGGCTTTCATCAAGTacatcagaaaaagaaactgttCGTCCTTCTTCGGTTGAGCCATCCACCAATCTATTGACTAGTACAAGTACTCCAAGAGGCCCTGTAACAGTTGAGCATTCTACACTTCCACCAGTAACACAAACAGCAACGTCTTCATCCGTTAAATCGTCTACAGACCTACTAGTTGGAACAACTACTGAAAGTGATACCGGCACTTCAGTGCTTCCGACGAGTACAACAGAAAATGAGACAGTTCGTTCTTCTTCAATTGAGCCATCTACAGACCTGTTGACAAGTACAAATGTACCACCTAGTACGGTTACGGCAGAGCATACCACAAGGACATCGGAAAGAGAAACAACAGAACATTCAACTGTTGATCCATCCACTGAAATAATAGTTGTTACAAGTACCATAATTGTCACTGAAAATCCACAGCGTCCGACGAATACAGCACGGAATGAGACAGTTTCTCCTTCGTCGGTTGAGCCATCCACCGATCTATTGACGAGTACGAATACTCCAACAGGCACTGTAACAGTTGAGCATTCTACGCTTCCACCAGTAACAGAAACAGCAACGTCTTCTTCCTTTAAATCGTCTACAGAC CTAACAGTTGGACCAACTACTGAAAGTGTTACCGGAACTACTGGGCTTTCGTCAAGTacatcagaaaaagaaactgttCGTCCTTCTTCGGTTGAGCCATCCACCAATCTATTGACTAGTACAAGTACTTCTGCAGGCACTGTAACAGTTGAACATTCTACACTTCCCCCAGTAACACAAACAGCAACGTCTTCATCCTTGAAACCGGCTACAGATCTACTAGTTGGAACAACTACTGAAAGTGTTACTGAGACTTCTGGTCTTTCAAGGAGTACACCAGAAAATGAGACCGTTCGACCTTCTTCTCTTGAGCCATCCACCGAACTCTTGACGAGTACCAGTACTCCAAGAGACACTGTAACAGTTGAGCATTCTACACTTCCACCAGTAACACAAACAGTAACGTCTTCATCGGCTGCAACAAGTACAGACCTAACAGTTGGACCAACTACTGAAAGTGTTACCGGAACTACTGGGCTTTCGTCAAGTacatcagaaaaagaaactgttCGTCCTTCTTCGGTTGAGCCATCCACCAATCTATTGACTAGTACAAGTACTTCTGCAGGCACTGTAACAGTTGAACATTCTACACTTCCCCCAGTAACACAAACAGCAACGTCTTCATCCTTGAAACCGGCTACAGATCTACTAGTTGGAACAACTACTGAAAGTGTTACTGAGACTTCTGGTCTTTCAAGGAGTACACCAGAAAATGAGACCGTTCGACCTTCTTCTCTTGAGCCATCCACCGAACTCTTGACGAGTACCAGTACTCCAAGAGACACTGTAACAGTTGAGCATTCTACACTTCCACCAGTAACACAAACAGTAACGTCTTCATCGGCTGCAACAAGTACAGACCTAACAGTTGGACCAACTACTGAAAGTGTTACCGGAACTACTGGGCTTTCGTCAAGTacatcagaaaaagaaactgttCGTCCTTCTTCGGTTGAGCCATCCACCAATCTATTGACTAGTACAAGTACTTCTGCAGGCACTGTAACAGTTGAACATTCTACACTTCCCTCAGTAACACAAACAGCAACGTCTTCATCCTTGAAACCGGCTACAGATCTACTAGTTGGAACAACTACTGAAAGTGTTACTGAGACTTCTGGTCTTTCAAGGAGTACACCAGAAAATGAGACCGTTCGACCTTCTTCTCTTGAGCCATCCACCGAACTCTTGACGAGTACCAGTACTCCAAGAGACACTGTAACAGTTGAGCATTCTACACTTCCACCAGTAACACAAACAGTAACGTCTTTATCGGCTGCAACAAGTACAGAC CTAACAGTTGGACCAACTACTGAAAGTGTTACCGGAACTACTGGGCTTTCGTCAAGTacatcagaaaaagaaactgttCGTCCTTCTTCGGTTGAGCCATCCACCGATCTATTGACTAGTACAAGTACTTCTACAAGCACTGTAACATTTGAACATTCTACATTTACACCAGTAACACAAACTGTAACGTCTTCGTTAGAAACATCGACATATCTATCAACAGCTTCTAATACAAACCCTCTTACTGAAACTGCTGAGCCGTCAACACATTCACCAGTAACTGATACTCGTTCGTCTTCCTCCATTAATTCATCTACGGCTCCTTCTAGAAGTACTACTTCTGAGAGTGTTCCCGAAACGACAGATCTTTCTACACATATATCTTTAACCGAATCTGTCTTTACTACATCTCCTGAATCTTCAACAAACTTAATATCTGTTTCAACTGCTGGAACCATATCTTCTACTATAGAATCTTCAACTAATGTTAACTCCGTGAAACTGTCGTCTACTTCAGAATCTCCTATGGATAAAACAGTATGCACAACCCTTGGTTTCTTCCCGAATCCCAATGATTGCTCTAAGTTCTTCAGATGTGTCCAAGTTGACGATGTATTTACTAGAATCGATTTCGTTTGTCCCGATGAAACTGTTTGGGATCAAGAATTGTTACGTTGCAATTCTGTGTCTGTATCACATTCTAATTGTAAGAATAGTCCACCAGATATAGATGATGAACCTGATATGTCAGGGGACGATAACATGTGTCCTATTGGAAAATTATCTGGTGATCAAATAGCACTTGTTTGTCCTACAGGATTTCGAAAACATcctaaatattgtaatattttctacCAGTGCACATCTGAGAGTAATTTGGATATTAATATTGCCTTGTTTGCATGTCCCGAAGGTACGATTTACAATCATAATGAAATGCAATGTGTTTTCGCAAGTACGGCTAATTACCGTATGTTTGGCTGTAAGAATGTTCTTTTGAATCCAATGGCTAACTCAGTTCCTATC ttgACCGTTCCATCTACACAGCTTTGTCCATCCGAAGGCTCGTTCTCATATCATCCAGGTTGTTCAAATGCATACTTCAAATGCAAACGCAATCGAAAAGGCTTACTACAAGGCTATCTCTATAAATGTCCTGTTGATTACGTGTTCTCTCCGTTTTCAAGAAATTGCGAACCAGCAAAATATTTTCCACTTTGTTTAAATCCTACTCagaattttcaaacgaattcaTACTCTAGTGGTTTATATTTGACCCATCATAACATCTTTTATATTGGAAAACAATTatcttag